The Bacteroidales bacterium genomic sequence AATCGGTGTAAAATATCAGCTTACTGATCGTTTCTGCGTGGGTCTCTCTCTAAAAGCGCATCTGGTAAAAGCCGATTACCTGGCGCTGGAGATCGGATATTCTATAATTAAAAACAAGAAATTAAAGAAAAGAAGCTGAAACTACTTTCCAAATTTCGTAATATCACAAATAATACCCTGATCTATATCAATCATAAATTGATAAAAAATCCGGCATTAAGGATCCCTCTGTAACCAAAACCCAATTCCAGAAATCCTCCGATCCAACTACCAAACCTTAAACCTACCGGAGTGATTTGAAATGTAAAATAAGGTGTTGTATCCGAATCATTCTGACTCTTATCTGTATGGTCTTTATAGTCAAGATTATATAAGGTACCACCAACACCTGCCAAACCATACATGCGAAAATTTTTCTTACGTATGTAAACATAATCAGCTTCCAAGGCCAGTGTATAGTGTCGTTTATAAAATTTTCCTTCTTCCCTTCCATTTAAAATACCTTTACCTGTTGAATAGTCATACGCAAATAATCCACCCATACCGAGACGTTCTGTAAACCTGTACCTATAGCCCAAATGAATGGATCCTAAAGAATTGTCATCGTCCATTTTTATACCGGCAGGAAGACTAGAAATGATCATGTCCGAAAAGGTATTTAGTATCTCATTAGTATTCCATATCCCTATCCCTAATTCTAATTCATTTCGTCTATCCTGCGCCTGTAGATTTATACCCATCAAAAAGAATACAACCTGAAGTTGTAATAGTATTATTTTCCTATTCATAAAATTTAATTTTTAGTGAAATTTCTGTTACAAGTATATTTTTCAAATGTAAAAAACACGATTGAACCGGGTCGTTGTTCCTGTTAAGTATCTTTTTTATCTCTATTCAAGTCCATACAAAAGTACTACATTTTTTCCGGATAAGTAATAATATTAATCCGAAATACAAGCAAAACACGAGTAAATAAGGTAATCTCAACCTATTTTTATTTTTTCAGCACTGAAATAGAAGTTTCTCTTGAAATTTACTCGCAACAACCACTTTTCTATTTTTTATTTAGAATATTACAAAAACTGATTATCAATCCGTAAAAACACGAATAATATGTAAAATATAAACATCCTGTTATTCCTGATAATAAACCCGCTTTACCCGGGGAGCAATCCTGGTTAATACTTCATACGGAATGGTCTGCATCTGTCCTGCAATTTCCTTCAGGGGATAATCTTCTCCAAAAATAGTGACAGTATCTCCTTCCTGAGCACTCAATCCGGTCAGATCAATAGCACACATATCCATGCTCATATTACCCACCAGTGGAACCTGTTTTCCATTCACCATAAAATAACCTATGCCGTTACCTAGCATACGATGAAGGCCATCCGCATATCCGATCGGTACAATTCCGATCCTTGTCGGAGAGGCTGCAATGAATTTTCTGTTATAGCCGACACTTTCGCCAGTTGGAATATCTTTAATTTGTAGAATGGTACTTTGTAATGTCGCTACCTGTCTTACTTTTGATGCGTCTACGGCGCTGATCCCATGCAGACCGATTCCCAAACGTACCATATCAAATTGTGCCTCTGGAAACCGTTCAATTCCAGCCGAATTAAGAATATGGCGTATAAAATGATGACCGGTTTCTTCCTCCAACCGATGACTCATCTTCCGGAACTCAGCAATTTGGTGATAAACAAAATCATTTAAAGAAGGGTCGTCACTACCAGCAAGATGTGAAAATACCGATTTAACCTGGATAAATGACTGATGATTAATGAACTCAATAAGAGCATCCAAATCATTTTCCATAAAACCAAGACGATGCATACCTGTATCAAGCTTTATATGAACCGGATAAGAATAAATAGCATATCTGGAAAGCACCTGGGCAAACTGTTGTAATAACCTGAAATGATAAATTTCAGGTTCCAGCCGGTAGCGGATCAATGTATCAAAACTGTTATCCTCCGGGTTCATTACAATAATGGGCATTGTGATGCCATTTTCCCTTAACTCCTTCCCTTCGTCGGCAAAAGCTACTGCAAGGTAATCAGCACGATGGTATTGCAAAACATTAGCCACCTCAACACTACCGCTTCCATAGGCAAATGCTTTTACCATGGCTATCATTTTGACATGCGGCTCAAGCAAAGATTTGAAATAATTATAATTATGTATCAATGCCGTCAAATTGACTTCCAGTACTGTCTTATGTACCTTATCTTCTAATTCCTGAACGATCCGTTCAAATTCAAAATTCCGGGATCCTTTGATCAGGATGGCTTCATCGGTAAATGTTATTTTACTTCCC encodes the following:
- a CDS encoding porin family protein, encoding MNRKIILLQLQVVFFLMGINLQAQDRRNELELGIGIWNTNEILNTFSDMIISSLPAGIKMDDDNSLGSIHLGYRYRFTERLGMGGLFAYDYSTGKGILNGREEGKFYKRHYTLALEADYVYIRKKNFRMYGLAGVGGTLYNLDYKDHTDKSQNDSDTTPYFTFQITPVGLRFGSWIGGFLELGFGYRGILNAGFFINL
- the alr gene encoding alanine racemase, which produces PDSTSVEIHEAKNSFSLTIPFADDASLENALCVVALMVFMGYVPEVIRERISQLIPVEMRLDIKKGIRRCTLINDSYNADTGSLSIALDLLVRQRQAVKTVILSDILQSGKSQENLYREISELLSGKNINKLIGIGREISSHARLFSCEKYFFKTTDDFLAQLGSKITFTDEAILIKGSRNFEFERIVQELEDKVHKTVLEVNLTALIHNYNYFKSLLEPHVKMIAMVKAFAYGSGSVEVANVLQYHRADYLAVAFADEGKELRENGITMPIIVMNPEDNSFDTLIRYRLEPEIYHFRLLQQFAQVLSRYAIYSYPVHIKLDTGMHRLGFMENDLDALIEFINHQSFIQVKSVFSHLAGSDDPSLNDFVYHQIAEFRKMSHRLEEETGHHFIRHILNSAGIERFPEAQFDMVRLGIGLHGISAVDASKVRQVATLQSTILQIKDIPTGESVGYNRKFIAASPTRIGIVPIGYADGLHRMLGNGIGYFMVNGKQVPLVGNMSMDMCAIDLTGLSAQEGDTVTIFGEDYPLKEIAGQMQTIPYEVLTRIAPRVKRVYYQE